TAGTGTCACTAGACCTCTGGTCGACCAGTGGCAGTTgtttaaaaacaaacatacaaaaaaaatttaCCTTTCTCATTTCAGGATCGTTGGTGTTGACCACTTTCGGGAGCAAAACAATGATAAGCAAGGGAAGAACCATCATCATGACCTGTGCAGAGTACAAGAAAGAAAGGTTTAAACAATATGGAAATGTAGctcatacaatatatatttaaatagcataTATTCATCATTTAAGTGAGAAAAGCTCTTTTATACATTTGCATATTTGAGGGATTTTATTAACTTGCCCTGAAGCAATAGCAATTGTATAGGGTTGCACACTATACTGCTATACTTCAAtgttttcattaaaataaataaatacataaataatttctGTGACTAACTTTGATAACATATTCAAATTCAAGTGTCATTCCCAGTAGTATCTCGATGAACACTGATCTTTGTTTACTAATTCATAGTAAAGTCAGACCTACAAAAAACTATTTAACACAGGTCTTTCTATACTACTGTGTTTTAAACGAAACAAACAAATGTTACCATGGGATTCATGAGGAAATCAGTCCAGCCCCAGGTCTCCCGTTTCATGAAGTACGTATGTGGTCCACTAGATCGCAGCTGAAGAGGATATGGCTGTCGGAGGACCTCTGAGGTTTTGATGTAATTCACCAAGCGTGCTCTGTAGTGCAATGCAACAACCTGAGTACAGCTCAGCCACTCATGAATTTAACAGTAGCATTACAAAATCTTTGTTGAGTCTTAAGTGTAATGACCAATTACCTCATCTTGCCTTTAGAGGTGATGTCCACACGTGCTGGCTCAAATCTGTAAGATGGTGATATGACTTCAACAACATAGGAACCTGAAGGTACATCATGCACGGCAAAGCTTCCATCAGTTCTGTAGACAGGATGAAAAGGgttttagaggtttttttttagctttagtttAACAAAACAGTAGGAAACAGATGTCTGAAGTGTTGAATGTCTAAAATCCAGACATATTTTGAATCGGTTACAAATACATTGATCAAGACCAACTATACTGTTCTGACTGGTCTGAGTAAAGTAATAATGTAAAAGACTTCAAACGTTAAACCAATGACTTGAAAAACTGAGTGTGCAACTTATTAACCCACAAGAACCCAAGGTGTTACAGCATCTTTAAACGCTGGTTTtaaagtttcttacagcactCATTCCACATTTTACCTCATGAATCCCTAAATGACATATTGAACAACATgcgagcatcacaggacagtgtgtaaatgtgtaaacatctgaccttatttacaaaaaaaaaaaataatgtaccaAGTATTTAGGTTAGGTGTACTAACAATTCAAATgcttcaaataaatgttttacatgcaatatatttttatatatttctagaacaaaatgtaaaataaaatgtgtattgaaTTGAGGGAATTATTTAGCTAGCTCAGGTCTCTACATATGATTTTTAGCTGGGCACAGAGTTATACCCAAATCAAACCACTCAGGTATCCTGTTTGCGTCTTAATCCTCTTTGCTCTGAAATACATTTTTGAgaagaaaaaaatttttttttataagcttgGGAGGGCCTGTGGACATATCAAATATTAATCTCTAATTTGACTTTTGATAACAAACTGGTCATTTGGATCAGATGTTTTAGAGCAAGGAAGCACCCAAGACAAGCAGGAGTGTTCTTCCCGCATAACACTGTCCAAAGACAATAAATGAAACAACACTGCATTTGTTTACAACAAGAATAAAACAagcaaaactactttacatattcttgcacatataaatatttttatttattacccACTTGTTTGTCTCAGTGCATTGAATGTAGACATGCcttgtaatattatattttaaataaataaattcataaatacaTAATAAGGTTTGGTGTGGTATGGAAAAGTGTAATAACCAAACGTTTGCAATAGATGTATAAACACTAAATCACTTATAGGTATATTTctgtttaaagataattaatatcCTGTTTATTACCCTTTGAAGAAGGGTAAGTCATGACATTCTTTAAGatttacaaatatgttttattttagctTAGAACAAGCTGGCAGCTCAATGTGAATACTAAGAATAAGACTAAACTAGTTCATACAGAGCCCCTAACACGACATAAGGGGTAAAAAACTAAGGCAGTGGCCCGAGACCCTAATGTGTGACaaagatttaaataaaacaagagaacaagataattaagtcgtaTGGACGTATTAAAGCGTGGAAACGAGATCCTAAAGTGCGACAACGATTTAAATAAAACGTGAGACGATAATTAAGTCGTATGGACGTATTGAAGTGTGGAAATGAGATCATAAAGTGTGACAAggatttaaataaaatgtgagaacaagataattaagccGTATGGAAGTATTAAGTAGTAGCGTGGGAACGAGATTATAATGTGTGGCCGTCGTATGGAGGACTTAATTATCTAATTCCCTCGCTTTAATAAGTGGCTGGCacgaattattattattattttttttacatgatgacCCCGTAAGTTAGCTATAAAAGGCTGTTGTTGATATAACGTATTTGGCTACGGATGTCACCAATAGAGGTTTAtcaaattagctaacctagctcgcTAGCCGGTTAGCATTACCGTTCAGCTCGTAGCTTGACAACAGTAATAACTAACGCTGGCTTACGTTAGCTACGGTTATCTCCAGAATTTGTCTCCAGAATGTTAGCCGCCGGTTTAACGAAACTTACCTTAAGAAACCCACATACTCGCCTCCCTCTACGAGTACCCGGGCTGAGGACACCCACTCCTGCGATTTAACTCCGGAGACGATGGCTCTGCCCTCGATCTTGAAGCGGTCTCCGCCGGCCGGGCCAGCCCCAGCCCCCGCACTAGGCCCCGAGTCCGGATCCGAGAACGTACACGACACCACGGACAGGGACTGCAGCAGGAGAAACACTTCTACAGCTCTACTGAGCGGCTGCATCGCGACCAGCACACGATAAACCCGCTGTTAGACCTTCAACACGGTGAGTGGAGAGCTGCGCTCGCTTCAGCGGAGAGTCTCAGCGATACGGCGACACAAGAACAGGCAGGCTGGAGAGCGGAAGTGCGGAGACACCACGTGACCGCGTTCACCCTGACGACACTCGCTTAGCTACAGATACAGATCCTGAAGAGACACCAGCGCTAAAAAGATAACGCCAATACTACTTAATCACACAGCACAGATCACACCACAGCTACATATCCACAAAAACCCCATGCTAAAACACCCTAATAGAGATTTTTGTCAGTATGAAGCGCACTCACGACTGATATACAGGCGTgtataaatacacatacacacgcagTTGAGAGAGGCACAGAGGCCCTCAGGAGCAGAGGCAGATGGGCGTCAGCTTGGGAGGTGGAGGGTGAGGGTGTAGAAAGTGCCTCTCTCACCTGTTCACTATTGTCCAGCGATGGCTTACGCtgcgtttacattaccaggctgaagtgacgcaaatccaattttttaaatctaatttcAAATCGAAGCcattttcatatgtggtcctaaatcggatatgtatccgatccatggacatgtgaaggtgaacggtcaaatcagaattcatgcgtctttttgcttttacgtatgcgctacgtgcttctctcttgtacccacacatctcgctgtgcagctatagctgcaaaaacaagCCGAATGGCATTTGTTAAACTTAAACTGTGCATGTACCTCAGACCAGCTgctcacctttataaagctaggaGTCCTCtctcatgtttttttgttgttggtgaaggaggcgacgtttatacacggATCACTGTGCGCATGTTAGGCGTTTTAAgcacagattcgttcacattacacacagatacttacatttgtgaatgtgaacagtcaaggcCAAATCCAATCAcagcaaaaaattggattttaaCAATAAGGCTTGTGAATGTAgccatagttacttttaaaaagtaatctgattaacTTTACtgattacttctttaaaaaaaaaacactaagttactttatggattacttaattttaaaagtGACTTTGAACAGCTACTGACAACACCCCCCACCCTCACGCACAAACACCTGCTGCCTTAACAAagcagttttgccaaaactcactttactggaagcttttTTCCACCTTTCGGACTTGTTTTTTAAGTGTGCCACTGCGACTTCAAATGTTTCTACAaatttgacgttgtgtttttgaagctaggtagcactAGTTTTAGCTTGTTGTTATTTTGGTGTGGTTGCAGCCAACAGCAACCATTGTAAATTCCAGCAATTAAGCAATGACATGTTCCTTTATTCTGATAACTGCCTCTCGACCATGGTTGTGATGCTCAGGAGAGCTAGTTTCCACCGTAGCTCTTACCccttccacccgttctggggtaatacccAAATTTACTGGGCAAAGTACTGGGCATTTACTGTAGCCAGCTTGGTCATGACATGAAAATAAAAGTGGCcgtgctaaaacaacaaaaatgagcgagagagagaactgCATCACCTAGGTGACTACACATCCACACTACAAGTTAACTAAGTAACACTTTACTAGCATGCCAAATTTCATCAGCCTTATAAAGAAGTACAGCCACTGCTGGGACTTGGTGTGTACTGTGAGACCAGATAAAATCCTTACTGCTGTGAATGCAGAGCAATttaaacaacttaattttctggaaCAATTTGAGGGAATAGATTGATTAACTGAGAGAACAGATTCGCTCTCTAAATATAACTTTCTACCTTGTTTAGAAGATGCATACCAGCATATAAAGTGTAAGCCaaggtatttaattatattataatccACCTTCTATTCCATCAAGAATACACCTGCAGCATATAGTTGTACAATCtcctcagaaaaaaatattgtatgtggTTTCAGACCCTAGCCATTTAACCAGTGTAAAATGTGGTACACATTTCAGCTAAGGTTTATTTGCAGCTACCTTTCTCCATTTCATCTTATGTTCAGTCTGAGAATTGAGATTGAGGTCTGGTGGTTTTATCAGTCAGCCAATCTGCCTTGTTTTCATTATGTATACTGAACCAGTCACTGACAGTGCTTATTGACCACAATAACATTGGTTCTGGGTTCATGCTGAAAAACCTACTATTCTCTAGCTGGAAACAAGCTTTGATGAAGCACTCTGTTAAAGGAAGAGTGGGTCAAATGTACAGGACCTCTAGAGACTGACCTTACACAACTGGTGCTGTTATTAAAGCAAAAAGCCATGTAACCAGGGATAAAGAAGGTAAAGAAAGGAATTTGGCAAATGTTCGGTTTTGGCTTGTAAAAACTCCCTCTCTCAAAATGTAaggttttataataataataagcattgTTGGCAGATTttgtaaatttatttaaaagctgATTAAAAGAAAAATCACCATTACTTATGCACGCACACATACAAATATTTCAATCATGAACAGGCAAAAGAGAGTGAAAGACCTAATAACTTAAGACTGCTGGACTTGGAATTCTTCAATCAAAGTCGGTGCACCATATGCTCAGAGACACGATACATTACATCATCACATCCACTTCAGTAGACGCACACCGTGGCACTACCAGTGTGTCAGCTAAAACCTCCGATTGGCACTTCTGTGAGTTGCCTGATTCCATACAGTCTCATGGAGTTGAAAGTGTGCCAGTAATTAATAAAGTCCACTTCAATGTGAAGCAGTCGTTCAAAGTTTGCAGGAAGGGTTTCACCTTTTAAGAAATGTCTCCAGTTTTGATGTAGGGAGTGTCTGAATTGTTTAGTTCATCTATCATCCCATTCACAACAGCTTCCTCCTCTGGAGTAATAGAAATCATCAGTTCATTTGGCTGCAGTTCCTCAAGGAGCAGCCCAGAAAACTGCAGCAAGTGCATGTAGTGGTTGGTTCCTCAGTGTGCTACATTGTTACTTCAGCGTAATTGTGACAGATATGATTCAATAgcctagagagaaagagagaaggaaaacaTGAATAAGAGACCCAATAATACTTCCATAACATatgctaaaaatataaataaggtGCACCAAACCTTGGTTATTTCACCCACGGTTCCAGGGACTGAGGCCAATCGACTCTCCTCATCCCATAAGTCAAGCAGCTGCCTTCTCATAGCTTGAATATTTCTGAAATCCAAAATGTTTTGTACAAACTTAAATTtgtaaacacaataaaacataGTATTGTACTGTACTGAATTGTATGAGCACTTTTTTAGGAACACTATACAAGTACACATGGTAACACCTTAAGTCTCTCAAGACTtaatttaacttaacttaatttctTAATGGCACGGTTTCCACAAGATTTTGGAAAATCATCTTTGAGATTCTGATCTATTATAACATAACTGCATTATGCACTTTTGCCATTAATTTGGCTGACAAGATCACTGCACAAATTGGCACATACATAGTTGTTCCTAATAAACTGCTTTTGTAAAGATTTTGTTAATAGAGATAATACCTGTCACTTGAACAGCCATCTTGCAAGCGTTTGCCATCTGAGTATAGTTCAGGCCACCATTTTTTAATGACAGACTGAACCCAGTGTAAAGCCACAATGAGGTGCCTacatgaaaataaacaaattataacaaaaaaataattaaatatgggTACTTCCACTTGGAACTGATTttcacaataaaaaataacttacgCTTCAAATTTACTGAGAAGAATTGTCTTCACTTGTGGAAAAAGGTCTACACAACAACCAATGGATATACATTGCTGTTCGTCTtgaaggctaaaaaaaaaaaaaaaaaaaagaaaaatatagaatACTGTTAATACGATTCAGAAGTAAACTGTTATTCTACTATCTTAACTATTCAATGCAGTGCAgcaaaaattattaattttatttctgaatgcgtaatactaaatatatacacacagagggcgaggggggggggggggggtactttATGGTTTTCACAGTTTGTTTAACTTACCTTTTTGTAAGTACAGGTAGACAATCAACAAGGACCCCAGTGTCTTGTATTCTGtacaataatacataaaaaaacaacttacAAATTCTATTGCAAATACACCTAATACAACACAAAtgcaaaaatccttttttttttttttatcaaaggtGAAAGATGACTAAACAGTCTGTAAAATCTTTACCTGATCAAGTAAGCCACAAGTTCACTAGCATTTCTTCGCCAAAGAGTTAAAGCAACATTTAATCTGAGATTCCTTCCAAACAGCACATGAGTCACTGCATCATGATCCTTTGATAACTTTAAGGGAAAGAAAAATGTTATTAGCATAGACATCAAAACATTAATGTCTGTCAATAGGATCAAGCCTACTAAAGGAATACTGCAGTAATTTTCAATCTCATTCTTCTGCATCTGTAGTGCACAATAGATcaccaatttaaatatttttctattagGGATGTGATAAGACTCATCTCACAAGATGGGACACGATATTCACACGAGTTCATGAGAATAAGATGAGATGagattttaaaaatctttatatacactttattttaaaactgaaatgtataaatgaaaatattgtatttCACTGAACGAGATCTTGTCACATCTCTACTTTCTATAATTAAATACTTCTATGTTCCTGAGTAATTAAAAATTGATTTTTATACTTTTAGATAGACAGATTTTAAGCAAGCTATCTGTTATGTtgtgtttccaaaaaaaaaaaaaaaaaaaaaaaaaagtttagtacTATAATTTATCACTTGTTGATCTGCAGCTTCCCTTAGTTTATTCAAAAGGAACTCACCTCAGTAAAGCAGTCACTATACTTGGAGCCAGCTCCTGCCATTTTAGAGGCTTCTGTCAAGTTCACAGGGAACCCACAGTTTTCCTTATAGTGAATGCCATCAATGTCCTCGGCACATGTCAGttcattttctttgtttgccaTGTCAGAGGACCTGCCTGCTGAGGGTGCTCTCCGGCGTACACCAGAGCCCACTGCTGAGAGACGTGTCTTCTTGCTCACCACTCGCTTTGCTTTGCCGTAGTTGTGTGCACAACGTCCCACTGGAAATCTGTCAACAAAGCAGAACCCTCTTTAATGCTTAGTGACAATGTTTTCATCATTTTGCTTCTTTCAATTTAGAAACTGGGTTATGGCTCATCAATTCATCCCAACATTGAGATAAACAGATCATCATGCCCTTATTGCCATGGCTCAAAACTCacctttctttatttatttcttccttATTTAAATAATCCACCTAAAAAGAGAGGATAGGCATACTAGTATTCCTCGAGTCGGCAAAAGTAGCTTTCACTGCTTTTAGCCAACATTTCCCGTCATAAAACTTGCAGTTCAGGGATGTCAAAATGTGTGAACTCACCTCCCTCATGTTCTTTCCATCTCCAAGACAGTTTTGGTGTTTGAAAAGATCAAAGGACTGGGCCTGCATGAGCCTGTGGAATTCTGCATCATTCCCAACATGATTTCCAGTGGCCATAATCAAGAATTCTAAAGAACAATGACAAAAATGTACTCAATGCATGGCAACTACAGTTTTTTCATAAGGCATTGTGGTCCAGACATGAAGTAAAAATACCATGAGTTTTATGGCTCAATCTTATGTAAAAAGAATGATTTATACTTTTGTTTCGAGTGAGCACGTTGCCTACACTCTAGTATTTGTAATGTCAAGATGGTGGCACCCGGAGAACTACCTCAAGGTTCTGTGTGTATACCTTGTGTGTACACTgtgtgtcttttttatttatttattttattttatttatatattatttttaaaacaaaatgccagtgcactttcaaatttcttagtgcctcattttaaatgtcagggcccttagAATTCAACCAATGAAGTGTGAAATGCTATGCCCCCGCTAGCTTTggaaacctgttgggagcatcagctaagaGCACTGGAATGCTCttagtcaatttcacaccagatttcttctttaagaTGGTTTTAATACTATAAGCATAGATTCATTTCTTATTCACGATGAGAACAACAGCTGTGACTGCTACAAAGAGTTTTTTATTTACTATCACAATCAGTCAGTGATCCGATGTGTGCCTTCTGTTTCAACCTGTAATGTTAATAAGGGTAAAAGGGCTGTAGATTTAAAGGATACCtctagtgtaaaattgactttgggtgtagtaaaaaatgatagagtactaacctttgttgactAGCCCATGTtcgttctcccgcagctttctgagatccagtcattttttAGCAGtttccacacctcattggtagaatctaaGGAGCTTtgacatttaaatcgaggcattaataacttcaaAAGTGCACCAGAAACTTATTAAAAACCCCTGTTTACATCTCACAGCATAACCTAATCTCTGGGCACCCAAGGTTGTAGCTAACGCTACAGGTtctaaacagtggttttaataagtttcttgtgcacttttgaagttattaatgcctcgataTAAATGTCAAAGCTCCttagattctaccaatgaggtgtggagctaatctgagcctggataacggtgtaaaaagcaatttatcgggtcaaaatatgccccatacaatccattctaaagcatttgtggacaaactgaataaaaattgctggatctcaggaAGCTGTTGGAGaccggaggtgggctattcaacaaaggttagtactctttatcatgttttactacatcaaaagtcaattttacacccgAGTTATCCTTTAATTAAGTGTTATTAGCACTATCTGCCTTTAATAACGCATTTCAAGCccaaatttaattggaaaattgCACTGTAATTTGGTCCAAGTATGACATATAAATTTATATCCATAACCATTTGAGgtaatgtaatttgttttttaaagacaatataatacatttattccAATAACTACAACTTTAAACAATTCTGTATTCCATCAGAGATCCAACACAACAAACTAGGTAGTATCTGACTTATCTTAAGTCACGTACGGGAAGCAGTCCCAATCAGTTTGACAACATGTAGCTAGCGGCAAGGGCCCAGTCTTCCAAAAGCATCTTATTGCATTAAGAAAatcttaacatggagagagagggCTCAGTGTGAAGCTTGCTCGTCCATCTAAGAATTATCTTAGTGCTAAGAACCTTTTGGGAAAACCAGCCCAGGACTTTACAAACCACTTTATTAATAACGGATTAAGACGTATATGCTAAAGCTAGATACACTTTACttaagttaggttagctagcggTATCTTACATAAGTATTAGCTATAATTAGCCAACACGGATACGCGTCAGGAATATGTAATGTATCTAATTAACGTTAAAATACCCAATTTTGTGAATCAGCTTTGTCAATGTAAGCTAACCATACGTTTTAGCAAGACAGTTAAATCCTGCACGCAGCAATGgcttagctaggtagctaacgctagctaaactagctaggtTTAAGCAATCCCTAAAGGAGGAGTTTCCAAAACTCAGAAATGGGAAATCCATGCCCCGAATGTATAAATCCACTCCAGGATTTAGTCCCAACTGCATGGCTGGCTGCAAACTGCAGCGAACCCAATCAAGGCAGTTGGAACGAAATTCTGGAGTGGATTCCTCCTGTGTCTAAAACAGAACTAACGTTAGCTCCTCGGCGTGCTAACCCAGCTAAATAACCTAGCGGTAACGTTACATGTTTAGCCGCCATGAGCAAACAGATTTTGTCAGTCTGGACCGAATATAAAACTGCTAATAACAGGTAACCTGAACGTAATTGAGTGAAAACCGGCACTTTAACGTTGTTACGGTAACGTTAGTTAAAACTTGTGGACGGCCGCCCACCGTTctattagctaacgctagctagctagccagttTAGCTACCTTGCTAATTAGCAGCTATCACGTTCAGAGTCAGCcaagtagttagttagctagctagctagcgttagccaaCCTAACCTAGCTACCTAGCTCATACAG
This genomic interval from Astyanax mexicanus isolate ESR-SI-001 chromosome 1, AstMex3_surface, whole genome shotgun sequence contains the following:
- the katnbl1 gene encoding KATNB1-like protein 1 — encoded protein: MATGNHVGNDAEFHRLMQAQSFDLFKHQNCLGDGKNMREVDYLNKEEINKERFPVGRCAHNYGKAKRVVSKKTRLSAVGSGVRRRAPSAGRSSDMANKENELTCAEDIDGIHYKENCGFPVNLTEASKMAGAGSKYSDCFTELSKDHDAVTHVLFGRNLRLNVALTLWRRNASELVAYLIRIQDTGVLVDCLPVLTKSLQDEQQCISIGCCVDLFPQVKTILLSKFEAHLIVALHWVQSVIKKWWPELYSDGKRLQDGCSSDRNIQAMRRQLLDLWDEESRLASVPGTVGEITKAIESYLSQLR
- the emc7b gene encoding ER membrane protein complex subunit 7, which translates into the protein MQPLSRAVEVFLLLQSLSVVSCTFSDPDSGPSAGAGAGPAGGDRFKIEGRAIVSGVKSQEWVSSARVLVEGGEYVGFLRTDGSFAVHDVPSGSYVVEVISPSYRFEPARVDITSKGKMRARLVNYIKTSEVLRQPYPLQLRSSGPHTYFMKRETWGWTDFLMNPMVMMMVLPLLIIVLLPKVVNTNDPEMRKEMEQSMNMLNPNPELPDVSEFMTKLFSKGSSKTGGGSKGSRNAALKRR